In Leptospira stimsonii, the genomic stretch AATCGCGAAAGCATTTCTTTTGTTGTCGGTTGCAAGAACTCTTTGTCTCGGATTTGCAATGGCGATTCTGGCCGGCTCCTTTGCCATCTATGTTACCGAATCGGGTCGCCTCAGTTATACCAATTCCCTTTATATCGCAACGTCTTCCATTTGTGTCACCGGACTTTCTCCTGTTCTTCTTTCGGAACTCCAGAGACCGACTCAGCTGATTATGATGTTTCTCATCCAGATCGGTGGATTGGGAATCATAACGTTCACGGTTTTGATCGGCGTCTTAGTCGTGAGAGGTCTTTCTCGAAGCACACGTTTGGCTTCCTTTGTTTACGAGGCTACGGACGCTCATCTTGCGAAAAAAATGAGAGAGAAGAATCAGGGGCATAATCATTCCGGAGTAGTCGCTCCCGGTAAGAAGAAGTCGGAAGCGGAAGCCTCCTACGTAAGAAGAATGCTTCTTTCACTTTTTAATATTTCTCTTTCAATCGAGGCCGTCGGTGCGATTCTTCTTTACCTTTATATGCCGGAAACGGATCGCCTTCCTGGAACTCCGAATCGATTTTTTTTGAGTTTGTTCACTTCGGTTTCCGCTTTTAACAACGCGGGCTTTTCTATCGTGGACGATTTGAGTTTTCTTGCGAAAGATCCGATTTCTCTTTTGATCATCCAATTCTTAATCGTAATGGGTGGAATCGGATTTCCCGTGATTATCTTCATCGAAAAATCGATCTTAGAAATTATTCAGAAGTTCATGAGCAAAATCGAAACCGTCACTGAGACGTTTATGATGCGGAGAACGATGCTTTTGGGCGTGGACCCTCCCGGATGGTTTATCTTTGTGATCGCGACTTCCGTTCGTCTGGAAGAACGTTTGGAATTGTATCGAAAAGAATTGTTCGGAGACGCGAATCGGTTGCAGATGAGCATCATCGTATTCGGATCTTTGATCTTGATTCATATCGGTGGACTTTCGATTCTTCTAATTGAATACAACAATCTGGAAACGATTGGAAAGATGGATTTTGCGGATAAGTTGTTTAATTCTTTCTTTTTATCCGTTTCTTCGAGGACTGCCGGTTTTAACACGTTCGATATTACCGAAATCAGAAGTGCGACGTATGTTCTTCTTTGTTCTTTGATGTTTATCGGAGGAGGTCCTCAAGGAGCCGCCGGCGGGATCAAGATCACGACGTTCTTTATATTAATCTTATATTTGAAAAATGTAATTAGTCCTCAGACTCGAGTACAAGCTTGGGGAGAAGACGTTTCTAAAAATTCGGTCGCGATTTCGACTCGAATCTATTTTCTCGCGACGATTTCTCTCGTAATCTTTATGTTTTTGATTACCCTCGCGAATGGAAACAAGCACGGAATCGAAACGATCTTCTTCGAAGTCATGTCCGCATTTGGGACCGTCGGTTTGAGTCTTGGAATGACCCCGTACACGAATGACATTGAAAAATATCTTTATATCGCCCTGATGTTCATGGGGCGGGTCGGAACCTTTACTCTCCTGATTGCCTTCACCGGACACTCCGGACTCGGAGATTTGGGAAGTAAGGACGACGGCTTGAAGATTCAAGTCGGATAAAAATTCTTCGCTTTCTCATTCTTAATTCTTGCAAACAGACCTTCCCAGGAAGGGAAATCCTGCTTCGATCCAAACCGGAAAAGCCATTTTTAAGAATCGATTTTGATTCAACCTTTGATTTTCAACCCGATGAAAAACGATTCTCCGTAACGAAAGTTTATCGGGAATTTCCGAAAATGGAGATCGAAAAAGAGTTGAAGAAAAGAGGAGGTATATAAATATATACGGAGAAGGGAGAAGTATATATGGCGCTCAGCATCAAAGACCCCGAAACGGATTTATTAGCGAGAAAATTAGCCTCGCTGACAGGGGAAACGTTGACTGAGGCCATCACAAATGCACTTCGGGAAAGGTTAGATCGGATGGAACACAATCTGAACGTTCATTTTTCTTTGGATGAGATCTATGAAATCTCACGTCGTTTTCGAGAACGGATTCAACAACCGTTTTCTTCTTTGGATCACGGGGAAGAGCTCTATAATCAGGAAGGATTGCCGGATTGATCGTAGATACTTCCGCATTGCTCGCGATTCTTCTCCAAGAAGAAGAACAGGAAAAGTTTGTCCTCTCGATCGTTTCTACTCCGAATTCTCGAATGTCGGTTGCAAATTATTTGGAAGCCGCGGTTCGAACCGATCGCCTCAAAGATCCGGTACTTTCCCGCTTGTTGGATGAAGCTATCGCAAAATTGAAAATTGCATTGGAACCTGTGACCGTCGAACAAATTCGACTGGCTCGGGACGCTTACAAAGATTTCGGGAAAGGAAGCGGACATCCTGCGGGTTTGAATTTCGGAGATTGTTTTGCGTACGCGCTTGCGAAGGACCAACGAGCGCCTCTTTTGTTTAAAGGAGAAGATTTTTTTCACACAGATGTGGAGCGCGCAAAGACCTTTTGAAATTCTGGTTGCAGTTCGTTTGGAAAAGAAGAACGTCTGGCCGTGGATTATCGAATTCGAATTCAAAATCGACATTATCAGTTTTCTGATCTGAAAAGCGTACTCGCAAAGGCGAGTCCGCTTCGCTCAGGAGATATTTTAGCGGGAATCGGAGCTACGAGTTATGAAGAACGAGTCGCGGCTCAGTTGATTCTTTCCGATCTTCCCTTGACCTTATTTTTGCAGGAACTTCTGATTCCGTATGAGGAAGATGAGGTGACTCGATTGATCGTCGACAGTCATGACGCAAACGCCTTTTCCTCGATTTCTTCTCTCAGCGTCGGAGAATTCAGAGAATTCTTATTAAATGAAAAAACGGATTCCGAAGTGCTTCGAAAGCTCGCCTTTGGAATCACTCCGGAAATGGCCGCCGCTGTTTCCAAACTCTGCTCGATTCAGGATTTGATCTGCATTGCAAAGAAGTGCAGAGTTGTGACAAAATTTAGAAATACGATCGGACTTCCGGGTAGACTTTCCGTTCGATTGCAACCCAATCATCCGACGGACGATCTCAAAGGAATCTCCGCAGGAATCTTGGATGGTCTTCTTTTGGGAAGTGGAGACGCAGTTATTGGAATCAATCCGGCGACGGACAATCTTCCATCCGTACATTCTCTCCTCAATCTTTTGGATGCGCTGATTCAGAAGTATGAAATCCCCACTCAGAGTTGTGTGCTCAGTCATATCACGACCACTCTTGAATTGATTCGACGCGGAGCTCCGGTGGATCTTGTTTTCCAATCCATTGGCGGTAGTCAAAAGCTGAATGATAGTTTCGGAGTTGATTTGAAATTGATCGAAGAAGCGCGAGAAGCGGCTCTTTCCCTGAAACGTGGAACGATCGGCGAGAACGTTCTATATTTTGAAACGGGACAAGGCGCCGGACTTTCTGCGGACGCGCACTTTGACGTGGATCAGCAAACCTTGGAAACAAGAGCCTATGCGGTTGCCAGAAAATTCTCACCTCTTCTTGTGAACACGGTCGTCGGTTTTATCGGACCTGAATACCTCTACAATGGCAAACAAATTCTCCGGGCAGGAATGGAAGATCATTTCTGCGGTAAACTTCTCGGTCTTCCGATGGGAGTCGACGTTTGTTACACGAATCACGCGGAGGCGGACGGAGATGATATGGATACGTTACTCACTCTCTTGGGAGTTGCTGGTTGCAATTATATCATGGGCGTTCCCGGAGCGGACGACGTGATGCTCTCTTATCAAAGCACTTCCTTTCACGACGCGTTGTATCTTCGACAAGTGCTCGGATTGAAACCAGCACCGGAATTCGAAGAATGGCTGACCCAAAAAGGAATTCTGGATTCGAATTTGATTCCTCTGGATCAAAAACTCCAAACGGGACTTTTATCCGACTTGGAAACGTTGGCTGGTTAAGAGAATGGATTGGAAAGACTGGAAACAATGGACGACGGCAAGGATCGGTTTAGGGCGAGCCGGAGTTTCGCTTCCTACAAAGGAGATTCTTCGATTTCGTTTGGATCACGCCAGGGCGAGGGACGCGGTTTGGGCGGAAGTCGATTTCACCGCCGTTTCCGATTTTTTTTCAGAAAGGAAAATTCCTTCTCTTGTGATTCAGTCAAAAGCGATTTCGAGAGAAGAATACTTAGCCAGACCCGATTTGGGTAAAAAGGTTTCTTCCCAAAGTTTTCAAAAATTAGAACAATTCCGAGAAAGTCGTTCTAATTTTTCCAAAGACTTCGATCTAAGCCTCGTGATTTCGGACGGTCTTTCTGCGAGTGCGATCAGAGATTCTCTTCTTCCCTTTTTGGAAATTTTTTTACCTTCCTTGGAAAATTCTAAAATTGAGATGAGTCCGGTTACGATCGTCAAAAACGGAAGGGTTGCCATAGGAGACGAGATCGGCGAATTTTGGAATTCAAAGGCAGTCATTATTTTGATCGGAGAAAGACCCGGGCTTTCCACGGAAAATAGCTTAGGTCTCTATTTGACATATCATCCGTCCAGCGGACTTACCGATGAAAGACGGAATTGTATTTCTAACATTCGTCTCGAGGGAATGTCCTTTTCGGACGCTTCCAGGAAAGCTTTGTATCTACTTGATCTTTCGCTACGGAAACAACTTTCAGGAGTCCACCTCAAAGACGAAGAAGCTCCTTCTCTTTCTGAGAATCGTAAAATCGAATAGAAATTCGAACAACACAAACGATATGTTTCCTTCCCATTCTTGGATTTTCCTTGATGAATTCAGGGTTTCTAAGGAATGTAACCGAGTATGCTTTTACAGTATTTGAAATTGCTCCGGATCCATCAATGGATCAAAAACGTAATCATTTTTGCGGGCATCATATTTGCAAAAAAATTAACCGATCCGGAATCTCTTCAACGAGTCGTCTCCGCCTTCTTTTTATTTTCACTCGTCGCTAGTTGTCAATATGTGATCAACGATTATTTGGATCGCAAAGAAGACGCGCTTCATCCCGAGAAAAAACACAGACCGCTTGCATCCGGGAAATTGGATCCTTCGTTTGCCTTATTTATTACCGCGATCATTCTTCCTTTGTCCTTGATTCTCGCCTATCTTTTGCACCCGGTCTTTTTCGGACTGGTCGCCTTTTATCTCGTCTTTAACGTTTTGTACAGTAAGTTTCTAAAACATATGGTGATCTTGGACGTGATGAGCATCAGTATCGGTTTTGTGATTCGCGCGATCGCCGGTTCTGTGATCATTCATGTTTCTTTTTCTTCCTGGCTACTTCTTTGTACATTTATGTTGGCGCTTTTTTGGGGTTTTTCCAAGAGAAGGGGAGAACTCATTATTTTGGAAGGCAACGCCAAAGGTCACAGAAAAATTTTGGACGAATATTCCACGAGTTTTTTGGATATGATGTTGGGAATCGTAGCAACGATGACTCTCATGAGTTACGTCCTTTACGTCACGAGCCCGACAACAATTGCGAATCTCGGAACCGATCAGATGATCTATACGATTCCGATCGTTGTGTATGCGATCTTTCGATCCCTCTATATCATTTATATTAAGAATATGGGACACAACCCTACGAAGGCGATTCTTTCCGATTGGGGTGTTTTGGTCGCAGGCGCGATTTGGGTGGCGTTGGTCATCGCGATTATGTATTCCGGTTTCGGAAAAGGCGTTCGTTTCGATCTTTGATTTTTTTTGAAGGTTCCTCTCGTTCTTTTGATTCCAAGATTTTAGAAGAAGTCCATTTTCTGAATAGTAGGGATGCGGTTTCAGAAATCATTTAGAACTTTTCTCAAGTTTTTCGAACGTAGGAACTCCTATGAGAGTTTAAAACCAATGCTTATCCGAAAACCAAAACTGGGGGAACTCCTGCGTTTTAGTCGATGGGATTCCCTTTTGAAACGTTGAATGGAACAAAAAACAAGACGATTGTAGGAACTCTTACGAATTTTCTTTTCCGGATTTGGATCAATTCTTACTCAAAAAATCTTGGTCGAAATCAAATCGGACTCTGATGCGTGATTTTGAAGAATTCATTAGAGATTCTTACTTCACATTCTTGAAAAAAATACGAAGGCAATAAACGTTTCGATGAGAATTTCGTTCTAAAGAATGGAAATCTAACTTTGTAACGATTCCAATCACCAAGCGAAGATATCATTATGAAAGACATTATAAAAAAAACGGCAAACATCGCTTTCTGGATTCTTCTTTTTCTTACGATTACAATCGGAATTTCCGTTTTTAAGGCCTCCGATTTAAAACCTTCCGTTTCCTTAAACGGTATGGAGCAAACAAACGGAGAAAAATTCGATTCTCAAAATCGGGTTTCCGTCGTTTACTTTTGGGCGACATGGTGCGGAGTCTGTTCCACAAATCTCCCCTTGGTTCAATGGTATTCCAGTCTTTTGGAAAAGAACGATCGATTCTCTTTCGTATCCGTAGAAGAAGGAGAAGACGCTCTGAAACTTTCCAATTATATCCGAGAACGGGACATACGATTCAAAGTGATTCCGGGAAATTCTAAATTCTTAAATGAATGGAAAGTGAATGCGTTTCCTGCATTTTTTATTTTAGACAGAAACGGTGTGATCCGATTTGCGGATACCGGAATCATGAATCCTCTCAGTTTATTTCTAAGAATTTGGATCTCCTCTTTTTTCTATTAATTGGTTCACTGTCTGATCCGAATAGATTCACTTTATTGCATTTAGTTATCGAATCGTTCTAAGGCGTAGAGAACGGATTTTTTTAACTAGGCTCAAACGTAGTTTTCTGGAAATATTTTTCCGAAAAAGATTCCGATATTTCAGATATTGATTGTAAAAAGAATCTTTTTTTCATCCATTCCTATTGAGGCCAATTTTCTCATAGGAATTCAACTTTCAATGCGAACCGATTTTTCCTTTCGACCTTTTCTTATTTCGTTCCTCTTTGTTTTTATTATAGTTTCCAATTGTAAGGAAAAGACTCCGGATAATGCGTGCGACCCTTCTTCTGACACTTTCTTAGAAGCGGCGATCCTCAGTTCCGCTTCCGGAAATTTATTTCCAGTTTGTGCGCCTGCGCCGCAGTCCTTCTCTTACCCTAAAGCGGTTTTTGCGAACGGAAGTCCGATCAGTTTGGTTCCGAGTGTCGTTGGGACCGGTTTGAGTTATTCCGTTTCCCCTGCGCTTCCCACGGGAGTCGTTTTGGATTCTTTCAATGGATTGATTTCGGGGTCTTACATCGGTTATGCGGGAGTCGACACGATCTATCAGATTAAGGCTTCGAATTCTTCCGGAAGTTTAACGTATTCTTTGGAATTGATTCTATTCGGCCCCGCACCTTTGAAGACAGGGCAAACTGTGTGCTCCGATTCCGCCGGAATCGCGATCGCTTGCTCCGGTACAAAACAAGACGGAGAATTACAAAATGGATCCACGCCTAGTTTTTCCGGTCCCAATTTGATAAACGGAACGGATTATACGACCACGGATCTTTTGACCGGTTTGATTTGGAAGAGTTGTAACGAAGGTTTATCCGGTTCTACCTGTGGAAGCGGGGCTCTGAGTTCTCTGAGTTGGGTAGCGTCGGACTTAGCATGTTCCAATCTCAACGGGGGAAGCGGCTATGCAAATCGAACCGATTGGAGACTTCCGAGTGTAAAAGATTTGGGTACGATTTTGAATTACGACGGATCCGGTCCCGCGTCTTACGCATCCTTCTTCCCCGCGACGAGCGCCTCCGGTCATTGGACTTCTACTCCTTTTTTTCCTTTGAACACAACGGACAGCTGGTATGTTTCCTTCACGGATGGGGTTGTGCGCGAAACAATAAACGGAAATACAAATCCACTTCGTTGTGTTTCCGGTTCGACGATCCCAAGTCCACTTTTCAAAGACAACGGGGATTCTACGGTGACGGACGTAAACACCGGTCTGATCTGGGCTCAGTGTAGCGCGGGGTTATCGGGAAGCGGATGCGCGACAGGAGCCGTATCGTTTCCAAATTGGACCACAGCACTTCTCACTTGCAACTCATTGAGTTTGTCCGGTCGAGTCTGGCGCCTGCCTTCCATCAATGAACTGAGAAGTTTGACGAATCTTAGTCTTTCAAATCCAATTCTCAATTCAGTTTATTTCCCGGGAACGTTCAATGGAAATTATTGGACTTCGACTACGTACACAAATCCGTTAAACGCTTGGACGATCGATTTTGGACCGGGATATGTGGATAGTGTT encodes the following:
- a CDS encoding decaprenyl-phosphate phosphoribosyltransferase, translating into MLLQYLKLLRIHQWIKNVIIFAGIIFAKKLTDPESLQRVVSAFFLFSLVASCQYVINDYLDRKEDALHPEKKHRPLASGKLDPSFALFITAIILPLSLILAYLLHPVFFGLVAFYLVFNVLYSKFLKHMVILDVMSISIGFVIRAIAGSVIIHVSFSSWLLLCTFMLALFWGFSKRRGELIILEGNAKGHRKILDEYSTSFLDMMLGIVATMTLMSYVLYVTSPTTIANLGTDQMIYTIPIVVYAIFRSLYIIYIKNMGHNPTKAILSDWGVLVAGAIWVALVIAIMYSGFGKGVRFDL
- a CDS encoding DUF1566 domain-containing protein, translating into MRTDFSFRPFLISFLFVFIIVSNCKEKTPDNACDPSSDTFLEAAILSSASGNLFPVCAPAPQSFSYPKAVFANGSPISLVPSVVGTGLSYSVSPALPTGVVLDSFNGLISGSYIGYAGVDTIYQIKASNSSGSLTYSLELILFGPAPLKTGQTVCSDSAGIAIACSGTKQDGELQNGSTPSFSGPNLINGTDYTTTDLLTGLIWKSCNEGLSGSTCGSGALSSLSWVASDLACSNLNGGSGYANRTDWRLPSVKDLGTILNYDGSGPASYASFFPATSASGHWTSTPFFPLNTTDSWYVSFTDGVVRETINGNTNPLRCVSGSTIPSPLFKDNGDSTVTDVNTGLIWAQCSAGLSGSGCATGAVSFPNWTTALLTCNSLSLSGRVWRLPSINELRSLTNLSLSNPILNSVYFPGTFNGNYWTSTTYTNPLNAWTIDFGPGYVDSVSKAATGAVRCVATGP
- a CDS encoding thioredoxin-like domain-containing protein, whose translation is MKDIIKKTANIAFWILLFLTITIGISVFKASDLKPSVSLNGMEQTNGEKFDSQNRVSVVYFWATWCGVCSTNLPLVQWYSSLLEKNDRFSFVSVEEGEDALKLSNYIRERDIRFKVIPGNSKFLNEWKVNAFPAFFILDRNGVIRFADTGIMNPLSLFLRIWISSFFY
- a CDS encoding TrkH family potassium uptake protein, with product MHPLKLFKRNVNRIAKAFLLLSVARTLCLGFAMAILAGSFAIYVTESGRLSYTNSLYIATSSICVTGLSPVLLSELQRPTQLIMMFLIQIGGLGIITFTVLIGVLVVRGLSRSTRLASFVYEATDAHLAKKMREKNQGHNHSGVVAPGKKKSEAEASYVRRMLLSLFNISLSIEAVGAILLYLYMPETDRLPGTPNRFFLSLFTSVSAFNNAGFSIVDDLSFLAKDPISLLIIQFLIVMGGIGFPVIIFIEKSILEIIQKFMSKIETVTETFMMRRTMLLGVDPPGWFIFVIATSVRLEERLELYRKELFGDANRLQMSIIVFGSLILIHIGGLSILLIEYNNLETIGKMDFADKLFNSFFLSVSSRTAGFNTFDITEIRSATYVLLCSLMFIGGGPQGAAGGIKITTFFILILYLKNVISPQTRVQAWGEDVSKNSVAISTRIYFLATISLVIFMFLITLANGNKHGIETIFFEVMSAFGTVGLSLGMTPYTNDIEKYLYIALMFMGRVGTFTLLIAFTGHSGLGDLGSKDDGLKIQVG
- the eutC gene encoding ethanolamine ammonia-lyase subunit EutC, producing the protein MDWKDWKQWTTARIGLGRAGVSLPTKEILRFRLDHARARDAVWAEVDFTAVSDFFSERKIPSLVIQSKAISREEYLARPDLGKKVSSQSFQKLEQFRESRSNFSKDFDLSLVISDGLSASAIRDSLLPFLEIFLPSLENSKIEMSPVTIVKNGRVAIGDEIGEFWNSKAVIILIGERPGLSTENSLGLYLTYHPSSGLTDERRNCISNIRLEGMSFSDASRKALYLLDLSLRKQLSGVHLKDEEAPSLSENRKIE
- a CDS encoding type II toxin-antitoxin system VapB family antitoxin yields the protein MALSIKDPETDLLARKLASLTGETLTEAITNALRERLDRMEHNLNVHFSLDEIYEISRRFRERIQQPFSSLDHGEELYNQEGLPD
- a CDS encoding ethanolamine ammonia-lyase subunit EutB — translated: MDYRIRIQNRHYQFSDLKSVLAKASPLRSGDILAGIGATSYEERVAAQLILSDLPLTLFLQELLIPYEEDEVTRLIVDSHDANAFSSISSLSVGEFREFLLNEKTDSEVLRKLAFGITPEMAAAVSKLCSIQDLICIAKKCRVVTKFRNTIGLPGRLSVRLQPNHPTDDLKGISAGILDGLLLGSGDAVIGINPATDNLPSVHSLLNLLDALIQKYEIPTQSCVLSHITTTLELIRRGAPVDLVFQSIGGSQKLNDSFGVDLKLIEEAREAALSLKRGTIGENVLYFETGQGAGLSADAHFDVDQQTLETRAYAVARKFSPLLVNTVVGFIGPEYLYNGKQILRAGMEDHFCGKLLGLPMGVDVCYTNHAEADGDDMDTLLTLLGVAGCNYIMGVPGADDVMLSYQSTSFHDALYLRQVLGLKPAPEFEEWLTQKGILDSNLIPLDQKLQTGLLSDLETLAG
- a CDS encoding type II toxin-antitoxin system VapC family toxin, giving the protein MIVDTSALLAILLQEEEQEKFVLSIVSTPNSRMSVANYLEAAVRTDRLKDPVLSRLLDEAIAKLKIALEPVTVEQIRLARDAYKDFGKGSGHPAGLNFGDCFAYALAKDQRAPLLFKGEDFFHTDVERAKTF